One region of Thalassophryne amazonica chromosome 16, fThaAma1.1, whole genome shotgun sequence genomic DNA includes:
- the elof1 gene encoding transcription elongation factor 1 homolog — MGRRKSKRKPPPKKKMTGNLDTQFTCPFCNHEKSCDVKMERTRNTGIISCSVCLEEFQTPITYLSEPVDVYSDWIDACEAANQ; from the exons ATGGGACGCAGAAAGTCAAAAAGAAAGCCACCCCCAAAGAAAAAAATGACGGGTAACTTGGACACCCAGTTCACATGCCCGTTTTGTAACCACGAAAAATCCTGCGATGTTAAAAT GGAACGAACTCGCAACACAGGAATTATATCATGCAGTGTGTGTTTGGAGGAGTTCCAGACTCCTATAACAT ATCTGTCAGAGCCTGTCGACGTTTACAGTGATTGGATCGATGCCTGTGAAGCAGCCAATCAGTAG